One genomic segment of Bacteroides caccae includes these proteins:
- a CDS encoding CPBP family intramembrane glutamic endopeptidase produces the protein MEAENIVDKKELKGLPIWACILLFIVVFFVFMLLYSALIQGFLSLVLGVEARHPGIVGYILQETGMLLTALTSAVIMLRFERRPFSDLGLSVKGHARGLWYGLLIAVLFYLVGFGLSLLLGEIEVTGFKFEPVNLLGSWVFFLLVALFEEILMRGYILGRLLHTRMNKFLSLFISSALFALLHIFNPEIDFLPMLNLLLAGMLLGASYLYTKNLCFPISLHLFWNWIQGPVLGYEVSGNNFISSMLTLHLPEDNVLNGGAFGFEGSLICTVLMIVLTILIVWWGEKREAISLAVPQSC, from the coding sequence ATGGAGGCAGAAAACATTGTGGATAAAAAAGAACTGAAGGGACTTCCTATATGGGCGTGTATTTTGCTGTTTATAGTGGTGTTTTTTGTGTTTATGTTGTTGTATAGTGCATTGATACAAGGATTCCTTTCATTGGTTCTTGGAGTGGAGGCCCGTCACCCCGGAATAGTGGGGTATATTCTGCAAGAGACGGGTATGCTTTTGACCGCTTTGACTTCTGCTGTTATCATGCTTCGTTTTGAACGGCGTCCGTTCTCAGACTTGGGCTTGTCTGTCAAAGGACATGCGCGAGGATTGTGGTACGGATTGCTGATAGCTGTTCTGTTTTATCTGGTTGGCTTCGGACTGTCTCTGCTTTTGGGAGAAATAGAAGTGACCGGTTTTAAGTTTGAACCGGTGAATTTGCTCGGTTCGTGGGTCTTTTTTCTGTTGGTGGCGTTGTTTGAAGAGATTCTGATGCGCGGCTATATTCTCGGACGACTGCTTCATACACGTATGAATAAATTCCTGTCGTTATTTATATCATCGGCATTGTTTGCCTTGTTACATATCTTCAATCCGGAAATAGATTTCTTGCCTATGCTCAATCTGCTACTTGCTGGCATGCTGCTGGGAGCTTCTTACTTGTATACAAAGAATCTTTGTTTCCCTATCTCCCTTCATCTTTTCTGGAACTGGATTCAGGGACCGGTGTTGGGCTACGAAGTGAGTGGTAACAATTTCATATCTTCTATGCTGACTTTGCATCTGCCCGAGGACAATGTACTGAATGGCGGAGCCTTCGGGTTTGAAGGCTCGCTCATTTGCACAGTACTTATGATTGTATTGACGATTCTGATTGTTTGGTGGGGGGAAAAGAGAGAGGCGATCAGTCTTGCGGTACCCCAATCATGCTAA
- the dnaJ gene encoding molecular chaperone DnaJ — MAEKRDYYEVLEVTKTATVEEIKKAYRKKAIQYHPDKNPGDKEAEEKFKEAAEAYDVLSNPDKRSRYDQFGHAGVSGAAGNGGPFGGFGGEGMSMDDIFSMFGDIFGGRGGGFGGFSGFGGGGGSQQRRYRGSDLRVKVKLTLKEISTGVEKKFKLKKYVPCDQCHGSGAEGDGGSETCPTCKGSGTVIRNQQTILGTMQTRATCSTCNGEGKIIKNKCKKCSGDGIVYGEEVVTVQIPAGVAEGMQLSMSGKGNAGKHNGVPGDLLILVEEEPHPDLIRDENDLIYNLLLSFPTAALGGAVEIPTIDGKVKVKIDSGTQPGKVLRLRGKGLPNVNGYGTGDLLVNVSIYVPEALNKEEKSALEKMEDSDNFKPSTSVKEKIFKKFKSFFD, encoded by the coding sequence ATGGCAGAGAAAAGAGACTATTATGAAGTACTGGAGGTAACGAAGACAGCCACAGTAGAAGAAATTAAAAAAGCCTACCGCAAGAAAGCGATTCAATATCACCCCGACAAGAATCCGGGTGACAAGGAGGCAGAAGAAAAGTTCAAGGAAGCGGCCGAGGCGTATGATGTATTAAGTAACCCGGATAAGCGTTCGCGTTACGACCAGTTCGGCCACGCAGGAGTGAGCGGTGCGGCAGGTAACGGTGGGCCGTTCGGCGGTTTCGGTGGCGAAGGTATGTCTATGGATGATATTTTCTCCATGTTCGGTGACATCTTCGGAGGTCGCGGAGGAGGATTCGGTGGTTTCAGCGGATTCGGCGGCGGAGGAGGTTCGCAGCAGCGACGGTATCGCGGAAGTGACCTGCGCGTAAAGGTGAAACTGACGTTGAAAGAAATCTCTACCGGAGTGGAGAAAAAGTTCAAGCTCAAGAAATATGTGCCGTGTGACCAGTGCCACGGTAGTGGTGCCGAAGGGGACGGCGGTTCGGAAACGTGTCCAACTTGTAAAGGTAGTGGTACGGTGATCCGTAACCAGCAGACTATTTTAGGGACGATGCAAACGCGTGCCACCTGCTCTACTTGTAACGGTGAGGGTAAAATCATCAAGAACAAGTGTAAGAAGTGTAGTGGCGATGGAATCGTTTACGGTGAGGAAGTAGTGACAGTGCAGATACCTGCCGGAGTGGCAGAAGGCATGCAACTTTCTATGAGTGGCAAAGGAAATGCCGGCAAGCATAACGGCGTGCCGGGAGATTTACTGATTCTCGTAGAAGAAGAACCGCATCCAGACTTGATTCGTGACGAGAATGATCTGATTTATAACTTGTTGTTGAGTTTTCCCACTGCCGCTTTGGGCGGGGCTGTGGAGATCCCGACCATCGACGGAAAGGTGAAGGTAAAGATTGACTCAGGTACTCAACCGGGAAAGGTACTTCGTCTACGCGGTAAAGGATTGCCGAACGTGAATGGATACGGAACAGGGGATTTGCTCGTGAATGTCAGTATCTATGTGCCAGAAGCTCTCAACAAGGAGGAAAAGAGTGCGCTTGAAAAAATGGAAGATTCGGATAATTTCAAGCCGAGTACGTCAGTGAAGGAAAAGATCTTCAAGAAGTTCAAAAGTTTCTTCGATTAA
- a CDS encoding leucine-rich repeat protein encodes MKIKLLLISFILAANALGAVAQVSKTYFVSKPGTLISMMTEDEANSITHLTLTGKINAEDFRHLRDEFPNLKVLDISNADIKMYTGKAGTYPNGKLCVYMPNFIPTYAFSNIVDGVTKGKATLEKIILSEKIKNIEDAAFKGCENLKICQIRKKTAPNLLPEALADSITAIFVPLGSSDEYRYKNRWEKFAFIEGEPVETTLQVGAMGKLEEEILKSGLQPRDINFLTIEGKLDNADFKLIRDYMPNLVSVDISRTNATAIPDFTFSQKKYLLRMKLPHNLKSIGQRVFSNCGRLCGTLELPASVTAIEFGAFMGCDNLRYVLATGNKITTLGDNLFGDGVPSKLIYKK; translated from the coding sequence ATGAAAATTAAACTACTATTGATTAGTTTCATATTGGCTGCCAATGCATTAGGAGCAGTCGCCCAAGTGAGCAAGACTTATTTTGTAAGTAAACCCGGAACGCTGATTTCCATGATGACGGAGGATGAGGCCAACAGTATCACCCACCTCACTTTGACCGGTAAAATAAATGCCGAGGACTTCAGACATCTGCGTGATGAATTTCCCAACCTGAAAGTATTGGACATTTCGAATGCAGACATCAAGATGTACACCGGGAAAGCCGGTACCTATCCCAACGGAAAACTTTGCGTTTATATGCCGAACTTCATCCCTACTTACGCTTTCTCGAACATCGTAGACGGAGTGACTAAAGGTAAAGCCACCCTGGAGAAAATAATTCTCTCCGAGAAAATCAAGAACATCGAAGACGCCGCCTTCAAAGGGTGCGAGAACCTGAAAATCTGCCAGATCCGGAAAAAGACAGCTCCTAACCTGTTGCCGGAGGCATTGGCGGACAGCATTACCGCTATTTTCGTTCCGCTGGGCAGCAGCGATGAATACCGTTATAAGAATAGGTGGGAAAAGTTTGCTTTCATAGAGGGAGAACCGGTAGAAACCACTTTGCAAGTGGGAGCAATGGGCAAACTGGAAGAAGAAATCCTGAAATCCGGTCTGCAACCCAGAGACATCAACTTCCTCACCATAGAAGGCAAACTGGACAACGCCGACTTCAAACTTATCCGCGACTATATGCCGAACCTTGTTTCAGTGGATATTTCCAGAACAAACGCAACAGCTATCCCTGACTTTACTTTCTCACAAAAAAAATATTTATTGAGAATGAAGTTACCTCATAATCTCAAATCGATCGGACAGCGTGTATTCAGTAACTGCGGACGTCTTTGCGGTACACTCGAACTTCCGGCCAGCGTGACTGCTATCGAGTTCGGCGCATTTATGGGATGTGACAATCTCCGCTATGTATTGGCTACGGGAAATAAGATCACAACATTGGGCGATAACCTGTTTGGAGACGGGGTGCCGAGTAAGTTGATTTATAAGAAATAA
- a CDS encoding ABC-F family ATP-binding cassette domain-containing protein, protein MITVSNVSVQFGKRVLFNDVNLKFTSGNCYGIIGANGAGKSTFLRTIYGDLDPTTGSIVLGPGERLSVLSQDHFKWDAFTVMDTVMMGHTVLWDIMKQREELYAKEDFTDEDGLKVSELEERFAELDGWNAESDAAMLLSGLGIKEDKHYTLMGELSGKEKVRVMLAQALYGNPDNLLLDEPTNDLDMETVTWLEEYLSNFEHTVLVVSHDRHFLDSVCTHTVDIDYGKINMFAGNYSFWYESSQLALRQQQNQKAKAEEKKKELEEFIRRFSANVAKSKQTTSRKKMLEKLNVEEIKPSSRKYPGIIFTPEREPGNQILEVAGLSKKTEEGVVLFNDVNFNVEKGDKIVFLSRNPRAMTALFEIINGNIKPDSGTFNWGVTITTAYLPLDNTDFFNTDLNLVDWLSQFGEGNEVYMKSFLGRMLFSGEEVLKKVSVLSGGEKMRCMIARMQLRGANCLILDTPTNHLDLESIQAFNNNLKTYRGNILFSSHDHEFIQTVANRIIELTPNGIIDKMMEYDEYITSDHIKELRAKMYGDK, encoded by the coding sequence ATGATTACAGTTTCAAACGTTTCGGTACAGTTTGGTAAAAGAGTGTTGTTTAATGACGTAAACCTGAAATTTACGAGTGGTAACTGCTATGGTATTATCGGCGCAAACGGTGCGGGAAAATCTACATTCCTCCGTACGATTTACGGAGATTTGGATCCGACTACCGGTTCGATTGTTCTGGGACCGGGCGAGCGCCTCTCCGTGTTGAGTCAAGACCACTTCAAATGGGATGCTTTTACCGTTATGGATACCGTAATGATGGGGCATACCGTGTTGTGGGATATCATGAAACAGCGCGAAGAACTCTATGCTAAAGAAGACTTTACAGACGAAGATGGACTGAAAGTGTCCGAACTGGAAGAACGGTTCGCTGAACTGGACGGCTGGAATGCCGAGAGTGACGCAGCCATGTTGTTGAGCGGTTTGGGAATCAAAGAAGATAAGCACTACACACTGATGGGCGAATTGAGTGGTAAAGAGAAAGTACGTGTCATGCTAGCGCAGGCATTGTACGGAAATCCTGATAACCTCCTTCTCGACGAACCTACCAATGATTTGGATATGGAGACAGTGACATGGCTGGAAGAATATCTTTCCAACTTTGAACATACGGTGCTTGTTGTGAGCCACGACCGTCACTTCCTCGACTCCGTCTGTACGCATACAGTCGATATTGACTATGGAAAGATCAATATGTTTGCCGGTAACTACAGTTTCTGGTACGAATCCAGCCAGTTGGCCCTCCGTCAGCAGCAGAACCAGAAGGCGAAGGCTGAGGAGAAGAAGAAAGAGCTCGAAGAATTTATCCGCCGTTTTAGTGCCAACGTAGCGAAGAGTAAGCAGACCACCAGCCGCAAGAAAATGCTGGAAAAACTGAATGTAGAAGAAATTAAACCTTCTTCACGCAAGTATCCGGGTATTATCTTCACTCCCGAACGCGAGCCGGGCAATCAGATTCTCGAAGTTGCCGGATTGAGCAAGAAGACGGAAGAAGGCGTAGTGCTTTTCAACGATGTCAACTTCAATGTAGAAAAGGGAGACAAAATTGTATTCCTGTCACGCAACCCGCGTGCCATGACTGCACTTTTTGAAATCATCAACGGAAATATAAAACCGGATTCGGGAACCTTCAACTGGGGGGTGACTATCACCACCGCTTACTTGCCTTTGGACAATACCGACTTCTTCAATACGGACCTGAACTTGGTGGACTGGTTGAGCCAGTTTGGCGAAGGAAACGAAGTGTATATGAAGAGTTTTCTCGGGCGTATGCTGTTCTCCGGTGAGGAAGTACTGAAGAAAGTGAGCGTACTTTCCGGAGGTGAAAAAATGCGTTGTATGATTGCCCGTATGCAGCTCAGGGGGGCAAACTGCCTCATTCTGGATACTCCTACCAACCACTTGGATTTGGAATCTATCCAGGCATTCAACAACAACCTGAAAACGTATAGAGGAAACATCCTGTTTTCGTCTCATGACCACGAATTTATTCAGACCGTTGCCAACCGTATCATCGAACTGACGCCGAACGGTATCATTGACAAGATGATGGAATACGACGAATATATCACGTCAGACCACATTAAAGAATTGAGAGCGAAGATGTACGGAGATAAGTAA
- a CDS encoding nucleotide exchange factor GrpE, giving the protein MDPKEKKVKEEELNVEETLNNAEEQPQDEQAENAAPMTHEEELEKELETAQETIEEQKDKYLRLSAEFDNYRKRTMKEKAELILNGGEKSLSSILPVVDDFERAIKTMETATDVQAVKEGVELIYNKFMATLAQNGVKVIETKDQPLNTDYHEAIAVIPAPSEAQKGKILDCVQTGYTLNDKVLRHAKVVVGE; this is encoded by the coding sequence ATGGACCCTAAAGAAAAAAAAGTGAAGGAAGAAGAACTCAACGTTGAGGAAACTCTGAATAACGCGGAAGAACAACCGCAGGACGAACAAGCGGAAAATGCCGCCCCGATGACTCACGAAGAGGAATTGGAAAAGGAACTGGAGACGGCTCAGGAGACCATTGAGGAGCAGAAGGATAAATATTTGCGTCTCTCCGCCGAGTTCGACAATTACCGGAAACGCACTATGAAGGAGAAAGCGGAACTGATCCTGAACGGTGGCGAAAAGAGCCTTAGCAGTATTCTTCCGGTGGTGGATGATTTCGAACGTGCCATCAAAACGATGGAAACGGCTACGGATGTCCAAGCTGTGAAAGAAGGTGTCGAACTGATTTATAATAAATTCATGGCTACCCTGGCACAAAACGGTGTGAAGGTGATCGAAACGAAAGACCAACCGCTGAATACTGATTACCACGAGGCTATCGCCGTAATTCCCGCACCGTCGGAAGCACAGAAAGGTAAAATCCTGGATTGCGTACAGACGGGATATACATTGAACGATAAAGTACTCCGTCACGCCAAAGTGGTAGTTGGAGAATAA